Genomic segment of Caldanaerobius polysaccharolyticus DSM 13641:
GTAGAGAAGATCCTTCCCACTTTAAAGTGATTTCGTCTTTATCGGAGTGCAAAACATGAATGCAATAGGCCTTATAGAGATCACAGGATTGGTTGCAGCTATTGAGGCATTAGACGCCATGTTAAAGGCGGCTGATGTGGAGTTTTTGACGTGGGAGAAAAGGTTGGGGGGTAGGCTTGTCACAGTAATCGTAAAAGGGGAGGTTTCAGCGGTGCAAGAAGCTATCTCAACGGGCAAGGTAAGAGCTGATGAGATCACCCGTGCGGTTGCCTGGGCTGTTATACCAAGCCCCCATCCTGAGACGATGAGAATGATAAGCATAAGTGCATCTAAAATATCTAACAACAGATTGGGTGGTATAAATGAGTTCTGAGGCAAAGGAAAAAGACAAAAAGGCGAAAGACGTTGAAGGGCCTAAAGACGATAAAGGCCATGAAAAAGAACTTATAAAGGAGGTACGTAACGTGGAACAGCAAGCATTAGGTATGGTGGAGACGAGAGGGCTGGTGGCTGCTATTGAGGCGGCGGACGCTATGGTGAAGGCTGCAAACGTCACCCTTTTGGGCAGTGAGAAGATCGGCTCAGGATTGGTGACGGTTATGGTGCGGGGTGACGTAGGCGCTGTCAAGGCGGCAGTGGAGACAGGGGCAAAGGCGGCTGAAAAGTTAGGCGAGCTGGTAGCAGTGCATGT
This window contains:
- a CDS encoding BMC domain-containing protein; this translates as MEQQALGMVETRGLVAAIEAADAMVKAANVTLLGSEKIGSGLVTVMVRGDVGAVKAAVETGAKAAEKLGELVAVHVIPRPHSDVEKILPSAR
- a CDS encoding BMC domain-containing protein; translation: MNAIGLIEITGLVAAIEALDAMLKAADVEFLTWEKRLGGRLVTVIVKGEVSAVQEAISTGKVRADEITRAVAWAVIPSPHPETMRMISISASKISNNRLGGINEF